TCAATGTCGGGCGGGACATGGCGCGCTATCGCGCCCACCTGCACGGACAGGTCCGTGAGCTCCTGACCGGTTACGGCGAGATCGACTACCTGTTCTTCGATTTCACCTATCCGGAGTCGAAAGACGGGTGGGACGGTAAAGGCCCCGAGGCCTGGGATGCGCAGGCACTGCTGGCCCTGTGCCGCGAGCTGCAGCCGGACATGCTGGTCAACGATCGCCTCGGCATCCCCGCCGACTTCGTCACACCGGAGCAGTACCAGCCGACGGCCCCGATCGTCAAAGACGGTGTGCCGCTCACCTGGGAGGCGTGCCAGACGCTCAACGGCTCATGGGGCTATCACCGTGACAACACCGATCAGAAGTCGGCGACGCTGCTGGCGCAGATGCTCGCCGACTCGGTGTCGATGGATGGCAACATGCTGCTCAACGTCGGCCCAGACGGGCGCGGTGCCATCGCACCGCGTGACGCGCAGGTGCTCGAAGAGCTCGGGGGCTGGATGCGGCTGCACCGCGGAGCGATCGTCGGTGCGGGGCACGCGCCGTTCGCTCCGCCACGCGAAGGCGTGTACACGATGCGGGGCGATCGTCTCTACCTGCACCTGTTCTCCTGGCCGATGGGCTTCGTGCATCTGCCTCAGCTCGCGGGCAGAGTCGCATATGCGCGACTTCTCAACGACGGCTCGTGGCTCAAGACATCCGTCACCGACCCCCACCAGCAGGCGGACCTGATGACACCCGCGGGGGAGGCCGAGGGCACGCTTACCGTGCATCTCCCTGTGCGGCGCCCCGATGTGCTCATCCCGGTCGTGGAGCTCACGCTCGTCAAGGCCTGACTGCTGAGGCGTGATGTCTCAGGACGCGGGCCCCGGCAGCTCAAGCCCTTCCAGCGCCTGGCGGGCGGCACCGTGCAGGATCGCGTCGGCACCCGTCATCGCCGCTTCGATCCGAAGGTTCTGCGTCGCCAGGGGGTGGCACGCCTCATACACCCGACTGCGCACGGCAGCCAGAAACGGCTCTGACGCACTCATGCTGCCGGTCAGGAACACGGCGTGCGGATTGAAGAAGTTCACCACTCCGGACAGTGCTTGACCGAGGTGAGTACCTGCGGTTCGCACCAGCGTCGTCGCGGCAGGGTCGGCGTCGCGGGCGAGTGCCAGCACGTCGCCGACGACCTGCACGTCCCCTCGGCCGAGCTCGTGCATCTGCCGCACGAGACTGGCGCCGCTCGCGACGGTCTCGAGGCACCCGGTGTTCCCGCACGAGCACGGGATGTCGCCGCTGCCGTCGATCCGGGTGTGGGTGATGTCTCCGGCTGCGGATGACGCGCCACGATGGACATGGCCGTCGACGATGATGCCGCTGCCGATAGCGGTGCCGGCCTTCACAGTGATGCTGTGCTTCGACAGGCCGAACTGTGCGCGATGTTCGCCGAGCGCGGCGAGATTCGCATCATTGTCGACCGTGATGGTGGCGACGTCGAAGCGGGATCGGAGGTGGTCCCCGACGCGGAATCCGGGCCAGCCAGGCATCCTCGACGGTTGATCGACCGCTCCGGTCTCGACGTTCACCGGACCGGGAAGGCTGACGCCGATGGCGCGGATGGGTGCGGCGTCGTCGCGGGTGAGGTCATCGAACACGGTGGAGATGGCCGCGAGCGTCGGAACGGGGCCGGCTGACAGATCGACCTCGGCGCTGCGCACTTCGAGCAGAGCGCCGCTGAGATCGTGCTTGCCGATGCGCGCGTGACGACCGCCGAGGTCGACCGTCAATACCGAACCGCCATCCGATGCCGGTCGCAGAACACGCGGTCGCCGACCGCCGCGCGATGTGCCGACGCCGTCTTCCTGCAGCAGCCCTGAGTCGAGGAGCGACTGCACGCGCAGGCCGACCGTCGACGCGGCGATGCCCAACTGGGATGCCAGTTCGCTGCGGGACTGCGCGTGCCCGCGCGTGACGAGGTCGAGGATCTGTCGGGTGTGAGCATCGTCGGGTGTGCGGGGCTGGTGCTGCGTCACGGGGTCTCCGGTCGTCGGGGCGCGCATTGAATTCCGAGTGAAGTTTCACCCATGTTACGAAGTATCACCGATCCATAAACATCCGATGTCCAGCTTGCGGCGGACGCTGGATCGTGACACGGTGACTTTATACGAAATCCTACTAGGTTGCTTCGATGATCGAAAGAACCTATCTGAGTCCCAAGGAGACATTCAATGAAGAAGATGCGCGTTGGCGCCGTGGCTGCGGTCGCGGGTTTCGCCGTTGCGATGACGGGATGTGCCGGCACCGATGGTGGAGCAGGCGGTGGAGAAGGTGACGCGATCGTCGTCGACATGTGGTCCGGCAGCGAATCGGACACCGAGGCGCTCGAGGCGCAGATCGCTTTCGCCCAGGAGCAGAACCCCGACGTCGAGATCAAGCTGCAGACGGCACCGTGGAGCGACTTCTTCACGAAGCTCACCACGAACATGGCTTCAGGCAACATGGCCTGCGTGACCGGGATGAGCGGCGCGCAGCTCGGCGGCTACACCGCAGGATTCCGCGAGCTCTCCGACGAGGACTTGGAGACAGCGGGACTCGACAAGGCCGACTTCACCGCCGGCTCGGACGGCATCCTCAGCTTCGGCGGCAAGCTCTACGGCATGCCGTTCGACGTCTCCGCGATGCTCGTCTTCTACAACCAGGACATGTTGGACGCCGCCGGTGCCGCGACTCCTGAGATCGGCTGGACCGTCGAGGACTTCGAGAAGATCGCTGCCGACGCGACCGTCGACGGCAAGTACGGGTTCGCCATGGGGATGGGCGGTTACCAGTGGATGTCGATGCCGATGACCTATTCCGGTGCGCAGCCGGCCACTGAGAAGGGCGAGCTCGAGATCGACTCGTCCGACTTCGTCGAGGCGGCGGACTGGTACGCCGGCCTCGTCAACGACCAGAAGGTCGCGGCTCCTGTCGCATCGGCGTCCGACACCGGATGGGGCGAGGGCCAGTACTCCGGCGGAAACGCGGCGATGGCGGTCGACGGCACCTGGAACGCGGTCACCTATCTGAACAACGACGCCGGCTTCACCGCCGGTATGGTGCCGCTGCCCGCAGGCGCGAACGGCAGCAGCAGCCCGGTGCTCGGTTCGGGATTCGGAATCTCGAAGGACTGCGAGAACCCGGAGGCCGCGCTGAAGGTCATGGGCTCATTGCTCGGCACCGATGCGCAGGACTACATCGCATCGTCCGGCCGGTCGTACCCGGCGCGCATCTCCTCGCAGCCGCTGTACTTCGAGTCGATCGATGAGCAGTATCGCGATCAGGTGCAGGCCGTCTTCGAGGACGCGTTCTCGAACACCGTGCCGCTGTACATGACCGACAACTGGGCGAAGCTCGACAGTTACATCCAGCCGAACCTCGTCAGCGTCTACAACGGCGACCTCGAGATGGAGCAGCTCCTGGGCGACGCGCAGTCCCAGTTCGGCAAGTGAGTCCGTTCATCGGACTCTGACCACGCAGTGAGCATGAAAGAAGAACGATGACGAGCACGACACGACGTCGGAGTTCGCTCGCGAAGGTGGAGTCTCGCCAGGCGCTGGGGTTCGCAACCCCGGCCCTGGTGGGACTCGCCCTGTTCACGATCGTCCCGGTGGGACTCTCGATCGTGATGAGCGTCTTCAACTGGCCGGCATTCGGCGACCGCACATTCAACGGAGTGGACAACTACGTCAAGCTGTTCACCGACAGCCCCGACTTCTGGCCGGCGTTGCGCAACTCCGCGGTGTACACCCTGCTGTACGTCCCGCTGAGCATCGTGCTCTCGCTCGCCCTCGCGATCGGACTCGGCCCTCGCATCCGGGGCCGCGGTGCGCTGCGCGTGCTGTTCTTCATCCCCGTCGTGACCCCGATGGTCGCCAACGTGCTGGTCTGGAAGATGATCCTGCAGCCGCAGGGACTCGTTAACGGTCTCTCGACCAGCTGGTTCGGGATCACGCTGCCGAACTTCCTCGCCGATCCCTCGTGGGCGATGATCATGGTCGTCGCGATGAGCGTGTGGCAGGGCCTCGGCTACAACATGCTGATCTTCTCGGCAGCCCTCGAGCAACTGCCGGACAGCGTGCTCGAGGCCGCCAGCATCGACGGAGCCCACGGCTTCCGCCGTGTCTGGAGCGTCATCATCCCGATGATCTCGCCGGCGATCTTCTTCGCCACGATCATGACGATGATCACGTCCCTGCAGGTCTTCGTGCAACCCCAGATGCTGACCGGCGGAGGGCCGGGCAACGCGACGAAGCCGCTCGTGATGTACATCTGGGAGCAGGGGTTCACCTTCGGCGATCTCGGTCTCGCCGCCGCCGCCGCATGGGTCCTGTTCGCGATCATCATCGCGATCACCGGCCTCCAGTTCGCCGCACAGAAGAAGTGGGTGCACTATGAGCACTGAGACGCTGATCCGCCCTCTCGACACGAAGGGCACCCCCGTCGCCGGCGCGCCGCGCACGCGCGGAGTCGAGACGACGACCGGTGCGAAGGTGCGTCTGGTCATCGCGCACATCTGCATCTACATCGTCGCGCTCATCTTCATGGCGCCCCTCATCTACGCGTTCTTCTCGGCTCTCAAACCGAACTCCGAGATGTTCTCCATGCCTCCGACGCTGATCGGCTCGGAGATCAAGTGGAGCAACTTCGTCGACGTCTTCACGTACGGCCCATTCGCCACGTACATCGCGAACTCGTTCATCGTCGCGATCCTCGGCACGCTCGTCACGATCATCGTCTCGACGACCGCCGGCTATGCGTTCGGACGCCTGCGGTGGAAGGGACGCGACACTGTCTTCGTGCTCTTCCTCGCCACGCTGATGGTCCCCGCCGAGGTCCTGGTCATCCCGATGTTCCAGGTCATGCAGTGGTTCGACTGGGTGGACACCTATCAGGCACTGGTGCTGCCGTTCGCGTTCGGAGCGTTCGGCACGTTCCTGATGCGTCAGTTCTTCCGCGGCATCCCGTACGAGTTGGAGGAGGCGGCCCGAATCGACGGCGCCGGCCCGATCCGCACCTTCCTCAAGATCATCCTTCCGCTGTCGAAGTCCGCGGTCGCCGTGCTCACCGTCTTCACATTCCTGTCCTTCTGGAACAGCTACCTGTGGCCTCTCATCGTGACTGTCGACTATGACGCGCTCGGCACACTGCCGGTGGGCCTCGCAAGTTTCGCCGGTCTCACCGGAACGCGCTGGGACCTGCAGATGGCGGCCGCGATCATCTCGATGATCCCGACCACGGTCCTCGTGATCGTGCTGCAGAAGCACTTGGTCAAGGGCATCGCCATGGCCGGCCTCGGGGGGCGCTGAGAAGGTCATGGCCCAGGTACAGGGGAGAACCATGCCCGAAATCGCTCATCACATGCCAGCTGCCGTCGTCGGCATCGACATCGGAGGCACGAAGATCGCAGCGCTTCTGGTCGACGGGCAGGGCGAGATCCTCGCCAGAGGCGTCGTCGATGCGCCGGCTCGGGAGGGCGGCCGCGCCATGGCTGACGCTGCGGCGGCGCTCGCACGCGAGCTGGCGGCGGATGCCGGGCGCACACTGTCAGCAGTCGGCGTCGGTGCGGCAGGAGTCGTCGACCACGAGACCGGGATCATCCGCGCCGCGTCCGAGACCTTCGCCGATTGGGCGGGGTTTCCGCTCGGAGACGAGCTCTCGGCCAGGCTGGGCGCTCCGGTACGCGTCGAGAACGACGTCAACGCCTTCCTGCTCGGCGAACTCGATCACGACGACTCCGGCGATGACGTCCTCGGCGTGATGCTCGGCACCGGCGTCGGCGGAGCCGTCGTGCTCGACGGCCAGCTTCGGCACGGCCCGCACGGTGCGGCGGGTGAGATCGGGCACACTCCGGGGTACAGCGACATCCGCTGCACGTGCGGGCAGATCGGCCACCTCGAGACGCTCGCATCAGGCACGTCGATAGGGCTGCGGTACGCGGAGCGTTCCGGCGAGACCGGACTCACCGCACGGGAGGTCGCCGATCGTGCCAGAGCCGGTGATGCGGTCGCCGCGGATGTGTTCGCCGCTGCCGGACGCGCCGTCGCTCTCGCCTGTGCGAGCGCTGCTGGCATCCTGGATCTCGACCGCGCCGTCATCGGCGGCGGCGTGGTGAACGCCTGGGATCTGCTGCTGCCTGCGATCGAGGCGGCGCTCGTCACGGATTCTCCGGTGTCCGGCGTGCGACTCGAGATCATGCCCGCGACGCGGGGATCGGACGCCGTGGCGCTGGGCGCTGCCGCTGCCGCCCGTCGCGCATTCTCCGGTCTCGGAGCCGGTGCACATGACCCCAGCGAACTCGAAGGAGCGACCCTGTGAATGCACTACCAGAAGCCAGCGAGATCTGGATGGGACCTCTGGCACCGCTCGCCCCTGGAGGGCTCTCCAGGCCGCGGATCGGCATCGGCGGCATCTCGATCGAATCCAGCACCTTCTCCCCGCATGTCTCGGGGGACGAGGCGTTCACCATCCGCACCGGCGCCGATCTGCGTGCCTACTATCCGTTCCTCGACGCGGGGCGCGAGCTCGCCGACGCTGCGGATTGGGTGCCGCTCGTGCACGGTCGCTCGTTGCCCGGTGGCGCGGTCGACCCCGCCACATACCGGCGGATGAAGGATGCCATCATCGACGGCATCCGCGAACAGGGACCGTTCGACGGCTTCTTCTTCGACATCCACGGCGCTATGAGCGTGTTCGGAATGGTGGACGCCGAAGGCGACCTCTCGCGGGCGGTCCGAGAGGCGCTGGGGCCTGACACCCTGATCTCGACTTCGATGGACCTGCATGGCAACGTCTCGGAGACGCTGCGCGATCACGTCGATCTGCTCACCTGCTATCGGATGGCACCGCACGAGGACTGGCTCAACACCAAGGAGCGTGCCGTCCACAATCTGCTGGAGCGCCTGCGAGGCGTGCACGGTGGCGATCCGCTGCATCGTCGCCCGCTGAAGGCGTGGGTGCCGGTTCCAGTGCTCCTGCCCGGTGAGAAGACCAGTACGCGGCTGGAGCCGGCGCGCGGCATCTACGCGCAGCTGCCCGAGATCGAGAAGCTGGACGGCGTCGTGGATGCGTCGGTGTGGATCGGCTATGCCTGGGCGGATGAGCCGCGATGCCAGGCATACGTCGTCGTCACCGGCGATGATCGGGAGGTCATCACCCGTGAATCCGAGCGTGTGGCGCGGATGTTCTGGGATGCGCGAGAGGACTTCGTGTTCGTCGCCGAGACCGCGACGCTGGACGGCGCGCTGGCCAAGGCTCTCGCTGTCGACGCTGCGCGTCCGTATGTGATCTCGGACTCCGGCGACAACCCGACAGCCGGTGGAGCGGGTGATGTGACCTGGACGCTCGGAGAACTGCTCGAGCGGAGCGACCTCACCGATGGCACGCGCACGACGCTCGTCGCGTCCATCTTCGATCGTGGGGCCGTCGCGGTTGCTGTCGAGGCCGGTGTCGGTGCATCGATCACGCTCACCGCGGGCGCTCGCGTGGACGACGGCCCGCGCGGACCCGTGCAGATCACCGGGGAGGTGTTCTCGATCACGCCGGGAGATCCCGATGCCGGCACACAGGTCGTCATCGCCGTCGGTGGTCTTCACGCGATCATCACGGAACGACGCAAGCCCTTCCACCACCTCGACGACTTCCGAATGCTCGGGCTCGATCCCGAGCACGCCGACATCGTGGTAGTCAAGATCGGCTACCTCGAGCCGGAGCTCTACGACCTCGCGGCGGATTGGACGCTGGCGCTCACGCCCGGCGGTGTCGACCAGGACCTGCTGCGTCTCGGGCACCACCATCTCGCCGCCGGCGTATACCCGTTCGACACCGCCGGAGCCCCGGCACTCACTGCGGTCGTCGGCCGTCGTGGAGAGGACTGAGACACATGCTGAACTTCGAGAAGCGCACCGGACCCGACTTCGGCTCCGCAGCGCCGACGTACCCGACCAACGCCGTGCCCGAGTGGTTCCGAGATGCGAAGCTCGGCTTCTTCGTGCACTGGGGTCTCTACTCCGTGCCCGCCTGGGCCGTGGCCCACCCCGAGGGCGGTGTCCCCACCGAGGACTCCTACGCGTGGCACCAGTACGCGGAGTGGTATGGCAACACCGTACGGATCGCCGGCAGTCCGACGTGGAATCGTCACCAGGAGCTCTACGGCCCCGGCCGCTCGTACGAGGATCTTGCCGATCTCTGGGACGCGTCGGCCTTCGATGCCGACGCGTTCGTCGGTGAGTTGGTCGGAGCGGGGGCGAGGTACATCATCCCCACGACCAAGCACCACGAGGGGTTCTGCCTCTGGGACACCCGGACCACAGCGTTCAATGCGGTGAGGCGCGGCCCTCGACGCGACCTCATCTCGGAGTTCCACGACGCCACCAGACGCGCCGGCGCCCGATTCGGCGTGTACTACTCCGGTGCGCTGGACTGGCACGTCAGCGACTTCCCTGCGATCGAGTCCGACACGGACCTGTTCCGATTCCGGCGCAACGACGACGCGTTCGCCCGGTACTCGGCGGCGCAGCTGGAGGAGCTCATCCAGCGCTTCTCGCCCGACGTGCTCTGGAACGACATCGAGTGGCCGGACGGCGGCAAGGGGCAGGAGGATCACGCTGTCGCAGCGCTGTTGTCGCGATACTTCGACGGGCACCCCGACGGCGTCGTCAACGACCGCTGGGGTGTGCCGTATCACGGCTATCTCACCCGTGAGTACACGAACGTGGATGAGATCCTGCCTGAGCCGTGGGAGTCGACCAGGGGACTGGGCTACTCGTTCGGGTTCAATCAGGCCGAGGATGACAGCCACACCCTTTCCGGCCCCGATCTCATCCGGATGCTGGTCGATGTCGTCTCGAAGAATGGAAACCTGCTGATCAACGTCGGCCCCGCGGCCGACGGCTCGATCCCTGAACTGCAGCGTGCCACGATGCGCGAACTCGGCGCGTGGCTGAGCGTCAATGGCGAAGCCGTCTACGGCACCCGTCCGTGGATCCGATTCGGAGAGGAGGTCGGTGCTCCCCGTCGCTACACGCAGTCGGATGCGGGTGTGCATGTGCACGCGCTCGATCCGAGCATCGGCGAGCTGGAACTGCCTGCTGAACTGGCCAGCTCTCACGGCGCGCGCTGGGCTGATGGTTCTGCGGTCGAGATGACCGCTCGTCAGGACAGCACCGCGATCGTGGTGATTCCCGAAGCGCTTCGCGGACAGCCTGTGGCGGTGTTCACGGTCCCGGTCCGATGATCGCCGTCGAGATCGCCGTTCAGGATGCTGCCGGCGCACGCACGGCCTTCGAACACGGTGCCGATCGCGTTGAGCTGTGTCAGGCGCTGGCCGAGACCGGCGGATTGACCCCGTCCGCCGGCACGATCGACGCCGTATGCGAGGCGGCGGGCGGCGGGCGTGTCGCCGTACTGGTGCGCCCTCGTCCGGGTGGATTCGTGTACGACGCGGAGGAGATCGCTCTCGTCGCCGCTGACCTCCGCGATTGCGTGCGTCGTGGTGCAGGCGGAGTGGTCGTCGGGGCGCTCCGCCCGGACGGCGGGATCGATCGCGATGCGATGCGCCGGTGGAAGGAAGCGGCCGGCGACGCGGAGTTCGTGTTCCACCGCGCGATCGACGCGCTGGCCGATCCCGCGTCGGTCATCGACGAACTTGCCGAACTCGGTACGGATCGCGTGCTCACCTCAGGAGGGGCCGCGCGCAGCATCGACGGCATCGAAGTGCTCGCCGCGCTTGCACGTCAGGCCGCAGGGCGATTGCAGATCATGTCAGGCGGCGGGGTGCGCGTGGAAGACATCCCTGACCTTGTCAGTGCCGGCATCGACGCCGTGCATCTGTCCGCGAGGGTCCGCTCGGCCGACGAAGCGCCGAGCGGACCAGGCGGCGGTGTCATGGGGTTCGACGTCACCGAACCCGCGATCGTCGCCGCCGCAGTGCGTGCTGTCAGGGGCGTGTGAGCTCTTCCAGCACTTCGATCACGTGGCGGTACGGCTTGCCGGTGGCACGGGTCATCCCGATCTCGCACGTGCGGTTCGCCGAGACGAACGCATCGAAGCCGTCGCGTTCCGCATCCGCTACTGACACCTCGGCGGACTCGACGGCCGTCGCGCTCTCGGTGAGTTCGGGGTGCAGCATCCCGCGGTCGCCGGCGAATGCGCAGCAACCCCAGCCATCCGGAATGTAGACCTCGTGGGCGACAGCGCCGGCGAGGGCGGTGAGCGCGCCCGTCGCACCGAGCGCAGTCGTCGAGCACGTCGGATGCACGGCGATCGACTCCAGCTTCTGCGCGACTGCGAGCTTGGGGAGCACCTCGCGGGCGACATAAGTCGTGGCGTCTTCGATGCGCAGACCGGCGTATTCCGGGTATTCGGCCAGCGATTTCGCCAGCATGACGTGCAGGCCCTCGGTGCAGGATGCCGCATCGCACACGACGGGCAGTTCGCCGTGGCGACTGGCCTCCCAGAGCGAGGCGAGCACACGACTCGTCATCCGGTCATAACCAGACAGATGCCCCTTCGACTTCCACGGCGTTCCGCAGCACAGCCCGCCGGCATCATCGGGAATCACCACGGGGATGCCGGCACGCTCGAGCAGAGCGCTGAGGGCGTCGCGTGAGCCGCTGCCATCTTCCTCCGGGCCGAATATCGTGCCGATGCACGCGCCGAAGAACACGGCCTGCGCATCGGCAGGAGCATTCGGCCTCGGCGGCGCCGAACCACCACGGGGGAGACCCGCGTCGTAGAGCGGCATCGTCTCAGCGCCGAGCACGGCGCGGCCGAGCTGCGTGACGCCCTTCACCAGTGGTGCAGGCAGGGCATCGGCGACGGTCAGCGCCACTGCGCCGATCCTGGTCACAGCTCCCCATCCCTTCGCCGCGACATCCCAGACACCGTCCTCGATCTTCGAAGCCTCTTCGGCACGCAGCCGTCGCACCAGATCGCCGGTGTTGATGTCGACGGGGCAGGCGACACCGCACATGCCGTCGACGGCGCAGGTCTGCACGCCCTCGTAGTCGTAGTCGGAGCGCAGTTCTTTCAGCAGCTCCACGTCGCCCTGCTCCTCGGCCCAGGCCATATCGCGCCGCAGCACGATGCGCTGTCGCGGAGTCAGGGTGATGCTCTTGCTCGGGCACGACGGCTCGCAGTATCCGCATTCGACGCAGCGGTCGACCTCGCTCTCGACGGTCGGTACGCGCTTGAGATCGTGCAGATACGATTCGGCATCGTCGGAGAGCACGACGCCGGGATTCAGAATGCCGTCCGGATCGATCAGACGCTTGATGTCCCACATGATGTCCGTGAGGAAGTCGCCGTACTGACGACGCACGAACGGCGCCATGATGCGCCCGGTGCCGTGCTCGGCTTTCAGCGATCCGCCCTGGCCCAGCACGAGGTCGACGAGGTCAGCTGTGAAGCGCTGGTATCGGGCGACGCTCGCGGCATCGTCGAAACGCTCGTTGAGCAGGAAGTGGACATTGCCGTCCTTGGCATGGCCGAAGATCACCGAGCCTTCGTACTCGTGCTTCGTGAACAACACGATCAGCTGCTCGCACGTCGTGAGCAGTCGATCGACGGGAACGACGATGTCCTCCAGCAGTGCTGTGGTCCCGGAGGGACGCGCGCCGGCCACGGCCGTGTAGAGGCCCTTGCGCACCGTCCAGAGAGACGCCCGCTCGGCAGCATCCGTCGTGAGCGTCGGCAGGACGGCCAGGGGGAGCGCGGCGAACTCCTGCAGTGCCGCGTCGCTCGCCTCGGCGAGGTCGTCGACGCTTGATGCATGCACTTCCACGAGCAGGGCGGCATGGTCGTGCACATCGATCCCTGCGATCGCTGCGGGAACATCGCTGAGTCCCTGCGCGACGCGGAGGGAGGCGGCATCCATCAGTTCGATGGTCGCGAGGCCCTGCCCGGCGAAATGCGGCTCGGCGAGAGCCGGCAGAGCGGCCATGGCGTCGGCGAGCGTCTCGAACACAAGCAACCCGGTCGCGACCTGAGGGCGGATCTCGATCGTCCTGAACCGGGCCTCGGCGACGAAGGCCAGCGTGCCCTCTGAGCCGATCACGAGATGTTCGAGGATCCGTACTGGATCGTCGAAATCGAGGAGT
The DNA window shown above is from Microbacterium murale and carries:
- a CDS encoding alpha-L-fucosidase produces the protein MLNFEKRTGPDFGSAAPTYPTNAVPEWFRDAKLGFFVHWGLYSVPAWAVAHPEGGVPTEDSYAWHQYAEWYGNTVRIAGSPTWNRHQELYGPGRSYEDLADLWDASAFDADAFVGELVGAGARYIIPTTKHHEGFCLWDTRTTAFNAVRRGPRRDLISEFHDATRRAGARFGVYYSGALDWHVSDFPAIESDTDLFRFRRNDDAFARYSAAQLEELIQRFSPDVLWNDIEWPDGGKGQEDHAVAALLSRYFDGHPDGVVNDRWGVPYHGYLTREYTNVDEILPEPWESTRGLGYSFGFNQAEDDSHTLSGPDLIRMLVDVVSKNGNLLINVGPAADGSIPELQRATMRELGAWLSVNGEAVYGTRPWIRFGEEVGAPRRYTQSDAGVHVHALDPSIGELELPAELASSHGARWADGSAVEMTARQDSTAIVVIPEALRGQPVAVFTVPVR
- a CDS encoding M81 family metallopeptidase, which translates into the protein MGPLAPLAPGGLSRPRIGIGGISIESSTFSPHVSGDEAFTIRTGADLRAYYPFLDAGRELADAADWVPLVHGRSLPGGAVDPATYRRMKDAIIDGIREQGPFDGFFFDIHGAMSVFGMVDAEGDLSRAVREALGPDTLISTSMDLHGNVSETLRDHVDLLTCYRMAPHEDWLNTKERAVHNLLERLRGVHGGDPLHRRPLKAWVPVPVLLPGEKTSTRLEPARGIYAQLPEIEKLDGVVDASVWIGYAWADEPRCQAYVVVTGDDREVITRESERVARMFWDAREDFVFVAETATLDGALAKALAVDAARPYVISDSGDNPTAGGAGDVTWTLGELLERSDLTDGTRTTLVASIFDRGAVAVAVEAGVGASITLTAGARVDDGPRGPVQITGEVFSITPGDPDAGTQVVIAVGGLHAIITERRKPFHHLDDFRMLGLDPEHADIVVVKIGYLEPELYDLAADWTLALTPGGVDQDLLRLGHHHLAAGVYPFDTAGAPALTAVVGRRGED
- a CDS encoding ROK family protein; its protein translation is MPEIAHHMPAAVVGIDIGGTKIAALLVDGQGEILARGVVDAPAREGGRAMADAAAALARELAADAGRTLSAVGVGAAGVVDHETGIIRAASETFADWAGFPLGDELSARLGAPVRVENDVNAFLLGELDHDDSGDDVLGVMLGTGVGGAVVLDGQLRHGPHGAAGEIGHTPGYSDIRCTCGQIGHLETLASGTSIGLRYAERSGETGLTAREVADRARAGDAVAADVFAAAGRAVALACASAAGILDLDRAVIGGGVVNAWDLLLPAIEAALVTDSPVSGVRLEIMPATRGSDAVALGAAAAARRAFSGLGAGAHDPSELEGATL
- a CDS encoding carbohydrate ABC transporter permease; this encodes MTSTTRRRSSLAKVESRQALGFATPALVGLALFTIVPVGLSIVMSVFNWPAFGDRTFNGVDNYVKLFTDSPDFWPALRNSAVYTLLYVPLSIVLSLALAIGLGPRIRGRGALRVLFFIPVVTPMVANVLVWKMILQPQGLVNGLSTSWFGITLPNFLADPSWAMIMVVAMSVWQGLGYNMLIFSAALEQLPDSVLEAASIDGAHGFRRVWSVIIPMISPAIFFATIMTMITSLQVFVQPQMLTGGGPGNATKPLVMYIWEQGFTFGDLGLAAAAAWVLFAIIIAITGLQFAAQKKWVHYEH
- a CDS encoding carbohydrate ABC transporter permease; its protein translation is MSTETLIRPLDTKGTPVAGAPRTRGVETTTGAKVRLVIAHICIYIVALIFMAPLIYAFFSALKPNSEMFSMPPTLIGSEIKWSNFVDVFTYGPFATYIANSFIVAILGTLVTIIVSTTAGYAFGRLRWKGRDTVFVLFLATLMVPAEVLVIPMFQVMQWFDWVDTYQALVLPFAFGAFGTFLMRQFFRGIPYELEEAARIDGAGPIRTFLKIILPLSKSAVAVLTVFTFLSFWNSYLWPLIVTVDYDALGTLPVGLASFAGLTGTRWDLQMAAAIISMIPTTVLVIVLQKHLVKGIAMAGLGGR
- a CDS encoding ROK family transcriptional regulator gives rise to the protein MTQHQPRTPDDAHTRQILDLVTRGHAQSRSELASQLGIAASTVGLRVQSLLDSGLLQEDGVGTSRGGRRPRVLRPASDGGSVLTVDLGGRHARIGKHDLSGALLEVRSAEVDLSAGPVPTLAAISTVFDDLTRDDAAPIRAIGVSLPGPVNVETGAVDQPSRMPGWPGFRVGDHLRSRFDVATITVDNDANLAALGEHRAQFGLSKHSITVKAGTAIGSGIIVDGHVHRGASSAAGDITHTRIDGSGDIPCSCGNTGCLETVASGASLVRQMHELGRGDVQVVGDVLALARDADPAATTLVRTAGTHLGQALSGVVNFFNPHAVFLTGSMSASEPFLAAVRSRVYEACHPLATQNLRIEAAMTGADAILHGAARQALEGLELPGPAS
- a CDS encoding copper homeostasis protein CutC; this translates as MIAVEIAVQDAAGARTAFEHGADRVELCQALAETGGLTPSAGTIDAVCEAAGGGRVAVLVRPRPGGFVYDAEEIALVAADLRDCVRRGAGGVVVGALRPDGGIDRDAMRRWKEAAGDAEFVFHRAIDALADPASVIDELAELGTDRVLTSGGAARSIDGIEVLAALARQAAGRLQIMSGGGVRVEDIPDLVSAGIDAVHLSARVRSADEAPSGPGGGVMGFDVTEPAIVAAAVRAVRGV
- a CDS encoding alpha-L-fucosidase translates to MMKQQWFDEARFGMFVHFGLYSAAARHEWVQNYERLTDEEYRPYFDHFEPDRFDAKALARRAKDTGMGYIVLTTKHHDGFALWDSELTDFTSVTASGRDLVREYVDALREEGLKVGLYHSVIDWHHPDFTVDWNHPRRDDENAHELNVGRDMARYRAHLHGQVRELLTGYGEIDYLFFDFTYPESKDGWDGKGPEAWDAQALLALCRELQPDMLVNDRLGIPADFVTPEQYQPTAPIVKDGVPLTWEACQTLNGSWGYHRDNTDQKSATLLAQMLADSVSMDGNMLLNVGPDGRGAIAPRDAQVLEELGGWMRLHRGAIVGAGHAPFAPPREGVYTMRGDRLYLHLFSWPMGFVHLPQLAGRVAYARLLNDGSWLKTSVTDPHQQADLMTPAGEAEGTLTVHLPVRRPDVLIPVVELTLVKA
- a CDS encoding ABC transporter substrate-binding protein; this encodes MKKMRVGAVAAVAGFAVAMTGCAGTDGGAGGGEGDAIVVDMWSGSESDTEALEAQIAFAQEQNPDVEIKLQTAPWSDFFTKLTTNMASGNMACVTGMSGAQLGGYTAGFRELSDEDLETAGLDKADFTAGSDGILSFGGKLYGMPFDVSAMLVFYNQDMLDAAGAATPEIGWTVEDFEKIAADATVDGKYGFAMGMGGYQWMSMPMTYSGAQPATEKGELEIDSSDFVEAADWYAGLVNDQKVAAPVASASDTGWGEGQYSGGNAAMAVDGTWNAVTYLNNDAGFTAGMVPLPAGANGSSSPVLGSGFGISKDCENPEAALKVMGSLLGTDAQDYIASSGRSYPARISSQPLYFESIDEQYRDQVQAVFEDAFSNTVPLYMTDNWAKLDSYIQPNLVSVYNGDLEMEQLLGDAQSQFGK